A stretch of the Archangium violaceum genome encodes the following:
- the sinK gene encoding hybrid histidine protein kinase/response regulator SinK, with translation MDIPAPLAHLLQALEAGDLPAAKAAAAELQRTSSGSTQLAAEVLHELRQPLLGVKAYTQLLSEEIGMRGPLRQMLAQVERMEQIISDFTRLASERPAPQQPVSLVTHVQAAARSFGLNPDSSRVTLQVEAPEDFRIQGNGRLLEQLTLNLLNNARDAVSGPGRVKVVLTREGTSPVMYVADWGPGVPEAVRGHLFEPYVTGSKRGTGLGLAVCKRIAQEHHARLELVPPSVLPDQPPPTTVFRVLFPAPGSLPSAPPVRASTPAPTAPATSRRRMLVVDDEDIIRSVFKDLMGRECEVLEAANAEEALAHLKRGPVDLLVTDKNLPGLSGLELAQRARQLDPGSRVILMTGYPSLVTAQQALELGLLDYLLKPFDDIREVRAKLREALAGATPTRRGLRPGSRRVDVLDDSPASARQLTEALSRLGLEARVLTTAPGEPAAEPPAAVVVSWDFSPAYGRQALELARKLGQGAPFVVLAEYLSQETMLEALRAGASGCLPREMEARELSHELSRILEQAPSP, from the coding sequence GCCCGCGGCGAAGGCAGCCGCCGCGGAGCTGCAGCGCACCAGCTCGGGCTCCACCCAACTCGCCGCCGAGGTCCTCCACGAGTTGCGCCAGCCGCTGTTGGGCGTGAAGGCCTATACCCAGCTCCTCTCCGAGGAGATCGGCATGCGCGGCCCGCTGAGGCAGATGCTGGCCCAGGTGGAGCGGATGGAGCAGATCATCTCCGACTTCACCCGGCTGGCCAGCGAGCGCCCCGCGCCGCAACAACCCGTGTCGTTGGTGACGCACGTGCAGGCGGCGGCGCGCTCCTTCGGACTCAACCCGGACTCCTCCCGCGTCACGCTCCAGGTGGAGGCGCCCGAGGACTTCCGCATCCAGGGCAATGGCCGGCTGCTGGAGCAGCTCACCCTCAACCTCCTCAACAACGCGCGCGACGCGGTGTCGGGGCCAGGCCGGGTGAAGGTGGTGCTGACGCGCGAGGGCACGTCGCCGGTGATGTACGTGGCGGACTGGGGTCCGGGAGTCCCCGAGGCCGTGCGCGGCCATCTCTTCGAGCCGTACGTGACGGGCAGCAAGCGCGGCACCGGCCTGGGGCTCGCGGTGTGCAAGCGCATCGCGCAGGAGCACCATGCGCGGTTGGAGCTCGTCCCGCCCTCGGTGCTGCCGGATCAACCGCCGCCCACCACCGTCTTCCGCGTCCTCTTCCCCGCCCCGGGCTCCCTTCCCTCTGCGCCTCCGGTCCGCGCCTCGACTCCCGCCCCCACCGCTCCGGCCACCTCGCGCCGCCGCATGTTGGTGGTGGATGACGAGGACATCATCCGCAGCGTCTTCAAGGACTTGATGGGCAGGGAGTGCGAGGTGCTCGAGGCCGCCAACGCCGAGGAGGCGCTCGCGCACCTGAAGCGAGGGCCGGTGGACCTGCTCGTCACGGACAAGAACCTGCCGGGCCTCTCGGGCCTGGAGCTGGCGCAGCGGGCCCGCCAGCTCGACCCTGGCTCACGCGTCATCCTGATGACGGGCTACCCCTCGCTGGTGACGGCGCAGCAGGCGCTGGAGCTGGGGCTGCTCGACTACCTGCTCAAACCCTTCGACGACATCCGCGAGGTGCGCGCGAAGCTGCGCGAGGCCCTCGCCGGAGCCACCCCCACCCGGAGAGGCCTGCGCCCCGGCAGCCGCCGCGTGGACGTGCTCGATGACAGCCCCGCCTCCGCGAGGCAGCTCACCGAGGCCCTCTCCCGATTGGGGCTGGAAGCACGGGTGCTGACCACCGCACCCGGAGAGCCCGCCGCGGAACCACCCGCGGCCGTGGTGGTGAGCTGGGACTTCAGCCCCGCCTACGGACGCCAGGCGTTGGAGCTGGCGCGGAAGCTGGGCCAGGGAGCGCCCTTCGTGGTGCTCGCCGAATACCTCTCCCAGGAGACGATGCTGGAGGCCCTGCGCGCCGGCGCGTCCGGCTGTCTGCCGCGAGAAATGGAAGCCCGCGAGCTCAGCCACGAACTGTCCCGCATCCTGGAGCAGGCCCCCTCACCCTGA